Within Trachemys scripta elegans isolate TJP31775 chromosome 12, CAS_Tse_1.0, whole genome shotgun sequence, the genomic segment TCTTAGCTTCTGAAATCCCAATGCACAACTCTCCTGAATCCCAAAAAGATTTATTAAGCCTGTGTTGTGAAATCTGTTATCTCTAAACTGCATAATTATGTTACTGTGAGTTTTGAATCGGTTTACATAATTTTTCTATACAAGGAGCTAGAATGTATGTTCCTCTATGACAGAATTGTCAGTAAATGAAAAAGTTTACTCAATTTACCTAAAAGTTATTAGTGTTTAACTAACATCAGGAGACCATTACTTGCCGAAGCACTGAACAGCAATAAAAAAGAGTATGCTCTTCTAAAAGGCATTTGAAAGGAGACAGAAAGCAGCAAACCTATTGAACTTGTCTTTCATGTGCACAAGGGTGATctgagtttctttctttcttgcctgGTTTGCAATGTGTTTTGGCTATAACAATATTGATTATGTTTCTTTATTCAGTGCAAACGCATGGTCTGGTTTTCCTACTCCCAGACAGGTTTGCATATGCACACACGCTTGACAGCATGCACTTCCACTTTTAACACTGCCTTGAACCCGTCAGGCTTGTGAGacttaaaaatcaggcccatgttAACCTGTGTTAACTTTTTCACATAAACTGGTTTTCTTGTGTGTTTTTTTAGGAATCTAAAGTTGTGTTCGCATGCCCTGAATTTAATTAAAGTAATATGTAAAGCAACTATACAAGTCTTCTGTATTTTACATAGCACtatttctaataaaatatttgtttatactgTAAATAACATGCAGACTaggaaaatctttaaaaacaaaacctaaggTTTAATATTATGTTCTGGTCATCTAATAGTCTTTTTATCGCTTACAAAATTTGCTTTTAGTAACTGCTTGTAAtgcagcttcaaattgtcctcactaaTAAATAGCCAACGTTAGTCTAAAACATAGGGGGGAAACTTTTTATCACTTTTAAAAACTGGCTGTTACTTAGGGTTGGTGGTTTTAAACCTGGGAGTGCATCtgcatgttcattttttaaattgaaacacaTATGTAAAGTGCAAAATGAAGGAAAGGGTGATGGGGAAATGTTTCTTCAAATAGACCTGTCTTTTaagtgtttattcctttacaaaacttaaattaaaatcaattttcagtaaaactttaagtaaataaaaagaagtttGCAGAAATATGCTTCAGGAAGGGCTTATCTCAGGAGGGGTtctgagggaaggaaaaggaggaggcGGTGGGCTGTAGAACAACTTCTGATTGGTCCGGCAGGATTTGCTCCCAAGGCTCGCAGCCCCCAGTATAGTTATCATTTCCCTAGGGACAGCCGCTGGGTAAACTTTTTGCTTGGCTCTTGCTGCTGCTTTCTATACTTCTCTCACTATCCATGTGTTCTGCtcactaacaaaaaaaaattctctctctctctttctttctcttgctgTTTTCTATACTTTACCTCTTTCACACAGCCGTGTGTCACTGAACACAGGTTCTCTAGCTAATTATTAAAATTCCCTTTTTTTCTGCCATGTGCTTCTCTCTCAATCCactttaatattttccttttatttaagaTTTAGTTTCAAAACTCGTATCACTCCTCTCTGAACCTACctttatattttcctcttttattttaaaataactctttTTGGATGCTTCTCTCTCAACCCACCTATATATTGtcctattttatttaataaaccttttgctttttaaaaaattattagctGCTCTCTCAACCCAcctttttaattctctcttttaatttaaaaaaaacctatttaatAACAATGTTATTTCAAACCTTTGTCTTTAAAACCCTATCTCTTTAATAAGCCTAACCAACCAAATATGTCTTTTCTTTAATAACCAACCTCTCTCCTTACTAAACCTAAccaatctttaattttttttacaactctctttctttctttaagtCCTCTCTTTCTATTcattcaaacttttttctttaaaaacctcTCTCCTTACTAAACCTAACCaatctttcttttttaagaacTTATTTTCTTTAAGCTCTTTCTATTCTTTCAAACTAATCCttcctttttttctaaaaaatcagcCAAATGTGTCAAAACACAACCACACAACATTCTTctatccaaaaataaaaaaataataataaatacatattttttcaaaattgccGACAGTGACAAACCTGTACACGACTGAAAGCAGGAACAGAGGGCTGGACATAAACCCGAACCGCGGTGTGGAAACTTGTCAAAAAGTATATGGTGATGACTATATCAAGGGGTTAACTGCTGAAGAGATTTTGGAGTTATTGGCTCTGATATCTTTGCTTTAACAGCAAGGAAGTGATAATTCTCTTTAAACAGATCTGTATTTTACTACTCAtaaaatttggaaaaataaacaatctctctctctctctctctctctctctctctctctctcagtatttTTATCTCATTCTGTCTATATATCTATTCcttttttctccagtttttcactTTTCTCCAGGCACATTCTCCCTTTTGGATAAAAATGACTCTCTTATTTTTCTCttaatgaatttttatttttatttcatttacatttctttaTATGGGGTTGGAGTCCAATCTCAGTTGCACTTGTGTAAaccctggtgtaactgagatcaggcaACAGCCCATGGTCTGTttagggttttgtgtgtgtgtctttgtttcTCAGCATTTATCAAATGGTAAAAAATTTTGTTTGAATCTGCTGTGATAGAGGACAACTGGATAGGCCTTCATAAAAAACTCAACTCCTTTGGTGTTTTGGTATGTGCCTCCTTTGGTGTTTTGGTATGTGCCTTATGGGTTATGACTATACTGCATCTGGGCAGTGTAATTCCCTGCTCCAGTAGACCTACACACACTATCTTTGAGTGAGctattgtgctaaaaatagcagtgtagccttGGCAGCATGGACTAGCTGCTCAAACCCAATCCCATTTGAAATCCTAGGTACGTAAGCAGGTGGCTATCCCAAaccactgcctgtgctgctgtgTTCTCACTGCTAATTTTATCCTGCTAGTTTGACCAAAGCTAATCTatgtatgtctacccaagctgggaattacacctcccagatGCAGGGTAGACGTACCAGTGGTTGAACTCTAAATATCTTTTATTTCCAATCTAGTAATTTTTTGTTTATGTCGTCTAGATTTGTTGATATGACACTGATAGGTTAAAGATATTTCAAAATCCCAGACTAAAAGTCTTTATTTAAAGTTCAAGAGAGCTTAAGGGAGTTAGATGGGACATTTCTGTAATTCAATAGGGTTCCAATCATCTTGATTTGCATTAATTGGAAGCTCAGCCTCTTAATGATATGAGTCTTACCCTGTTTATTGACAACTTCATTCTTCCAGTGGAGAGATGCAGTGGTACAGGGTTACATACCCCAATGTATCTGACAGCACAACctgactgtaaaaagcaacagagggtcctgtggcacctttgagactaacagaagtactgggagcataagcttttgtgggtaagaacctcacttcttcagatgcaagtaaccTGACTGTGTGTACTCCATCAATATTTAATGGTTTTCTGTTTCTAGGTACACATTATGGAGAAAGCGGAAGAAACCAAACGCTCATCGTGGAATTCATCCTCTTAGGATTTGGGAATGtccctgaaatgcagcccctTCTGTTCCTCGTGTTTCTAGTGATCTACGTTGTGACTGTCTCTGTGAACATCCTCATCATCGTGCAAGTTGTGACTGACCAGCACCTTCACatccccatgtacttcttcctggggaatttGTCCTGCTTGGTGGCCTGTTACACATCAATCATCCTGCCCAGGCTGCTGACCAGTCTactgactggggacagaaccatttctgtTAAGAGTTGCATTGTGCAATTATATTTCTTTGGTATCCTGTCAACTACAGAATCTCTGCTGCTCATGGCAATGTCTTATGACCGGTATTTAGCGATATGCAATCCACTCCGTTATGCTGCTCTGATGAATGCCAGGGTTTGTTTCCAGCTAGTGGCAGGGTCCTGGATAAGTAGCTTTCTGGGATGCACCATAGTAAATATTTTCTTGTTCCAATCAACGTTCTGTGATTCAAaagaaattgaccatttcttttgtgatttttcaCCTATGATAAAGCTGTCCTGTGGCCACACCCAGAGTCTGCAACTAATGACATTTACTATCACTGCCATGTATACATTTGTGCCCTTTCTACTGACTCTGACATCCTACATTTGTATCATTgccaccatcctgagaatcccttctACCACGgggaggcaaaaggccttttccacctgctcctctcatcTCATTGTGGTTATAGTTTTCTATGGGACCCTGATTACTGTCTATGTGGTTCCAACAGCCAACACTCCCAAGGTCCTACAGAAAATATTCTCTGTTTTCTACACAGTCCTGACTCCCATGATCAATCCAGTTatttacagcctgagaaacaaggagGTCAATGAGTCCCTGAGAAAAGCTATTCATAAACTAGTTGCTTTCAGAAACAGGCATAGGATCTGAAAGGACAAAATTTAGCATATAGTAAAATAGAGATGAACTGATATAATTACTTAGACATGGCCCATTTCAGTCCTTGAGGACAGGGTTACCCCTTATTGACCTTATTTCACCTTCAtctatctttttctttctttctttctttctttctttctttctttctttctttctttctttctttctgtttctctgtTANtctttctttctttctttctttctttctttctttctttctttctttctgtttctctgtTACTTTGGAGTATTCATCTTTCATAAATTTAATACCCatttctttctaaaaaaaaacgTGATACTGTAAGAGACATTCTTTATGATAATACTGTTTTATGTGTCTTTCTAACTGTGAACACAACATAGAAATGGttggagaaagagagggaaattTGGGATTTTTTCTCATTGGAGGGGGttacttttaatttccttttaattttgttgATATTTTCCAAATATCAGACCAGTGAAAGGAATGGGAATAGAACTGCCTCTCATGACATAAACACCAATTTATCGAAGAAAAAGATACAGGCTAGGGTTGTCAAGGGGTTCGCAAGAGTCAATTGAAGTTCTGGGGAGTTGGACTTCAAAATCCtttcagcccctttgaaaatcccgcCAAATCATGGATGGGGGCAGGCTCAGTGAGGGTAATTTTCAGAGGCATATACATTTCCCCAACTTTAAAAGGTGGATAAACCATAATTCTCTTTCTTTTTCGTGTGTGCAAACATTCAGGTTCTTGCTGcagcccaagttctgggaccctcccacctcacaaggTCCCAGTGCTGACCTAACTCTGTGtcttttgaaattatttaatcATTTTCAAATCCCACCTTTACCTCCTAATTTAATTGCTGTTATGAGTTAGTTATGCAGTAACACAGATAACTAAACCAGTCAATCaactacaaatgaaaaaaaaacagatttaggaGTACATTTTAGGTGCTTCCCACTTCTCAGACAGTGCTATTCAGccatattattattactattcgAGTACCTTGGCACACCATTGTgctaagcgctgtacaaacagagaaaaaaaagctggtccctgccccacagattttacaatctaagtaattcCTGTTTAATTGGACAGTTTGCTCTTGCTCCTTTTCATCACACAAGAGTAACCCAAAGcaactagcaacagagggtcctgtggcacctttaagactaacagaagtattggagcataagctttcgtgggtcttGCGTCtttcttgcatctgatgaagtgggcattcacccacgaaagcttatgctccaatatttctgttagtcttaaaggtgccacaggaccctctgttgctttatatctATCCAGCTACCTTTTtcaaccaaacttgcaatctcaaataatgaaaatcaggtttgtttggcaAGACCCATTTTCCATAAAACCGTGTTGACTGTAATTTTATTGCTAtcctttattaattgaatcccataGCAGTTTTTCCCTTATTTTGCCTACGAATGAGGTCAGGCTAACTAGCCTATTGTTACCCCGGTCATCTCATTTGCCTTTTTGTACATTGGCACAACactagcactcttccagtcttgtGGAATTTCCCTGTTATTtcaagattcattaaaaattaaccaCCAGTGGGCCAAAGATCTCCCCAAGTTATAGccagtgattttaacattccaatgaTGCAAGTCATCCCACCACATCTCACTAATGCCAACTGTATAACATTTCTTGAGAATGAGAATTCCTTTTTCTTCTACCCAGCACTGGTAGCTTTCTCCTAGCATTGGCATATAGGCGATTGAAAAATTTCTCTTCTTCACAGTGGTTCAATTTGTTGACATGCTGAGTTTGAGCCTGTACGTCATTTGCCTTCTCAGCATCCTCCTCTTGTGTTAACTGATTGAACTGCCTGGCTGCTCCAGCTAGTCTCCAACAGAGAAGATTAGCTCCCCCAATCTGTGAGATCAGTCTTTCCTGTTCatacagccctcctcccccacactagAACGTCACCTACTAAAGCAAAGCTTCCAGTATTTTTTGCCTTCTCCCGGGACCAGAAGGATCTCAGAGATAATCTGGATTTCCTCTTCTTCAGCTCCCTTCAAAGGTCCCTGAAGTCTGCTATAATGTGTAGTTCCACCTAATACCAAATCCATGTGACTATTATATCCACACTACGTACCGATGAGATCTTTTCCCTTTCTTGTGTGTAGTTCTACAAATTAGAAAAATTGTGGAAAACCACCCATNNNNNNNNNNNNNNNNNNNNNNNNNNNNNNNNNNNNNNNNNNNNNNNNNNNNNNNNNNNNNNNNNNNNNNNNNNNNNNNNNNNNNNNNNNNNNNNNNNNNNNNNNNNNNNNNNNNNNNNNNNNNNNNNNNNNNNNNNNNNNNNNNNNNNNNNNNNNNNNNNNNNNNNNNNNNNNNNNNNNNNNNNNNNNNNNNNNNNNNNNNNNNNNNNNNNNNNNNNNNNNNNNNNNNNNNNNNNNNNNNNNNNNNNNNNNNNNNNNNNNNNNNNNNNNNNNNNNNNNNNNNNNNNNNNNNNNNNNNNNNNNNNNNNNNNNNNNNNNNNNNNNNNNNNNNNNNNNNNNNNNNNNNNNNNNNNNNNNNNNNNNNNNNNNNNNNNNNNNNNNNNNNNNNNNNNNNNNNNNNNNNNNNNNNNNNNNNNNNNNNNNNNNNNNNNNNNNNNNNNNNNNNNNNNNNNNNNNNNNNNNNNNNNNNNNNNNNNNNNNNNNNNNNNNNNNNNNNNNNNNNNNNNNNNNNNNNNNNNNNNNNNNNNNNNNNNNNNNNNNNNNNNNNNNNNNNNNNNNNNNNNNNNNNNNNNNNNNNNNNNNNNNNNNNNNNNNNNNNNNNNNNNNNNNNNNNNNNNNNNNNNNNNNNNNNNNNNNNNNNNNNNNNNNNNNNNNNNNNNNNNNNNNNNNNNNNNNNNNNNNNNNNNNNNNNNNNNNNNNNNNNNNNNNNNNNNNNNNNNNNNNNNNNNNNNNNNNNNNNNNNNNNNNNNNNNNNNNNNNNNNNNNNNNNNNNNNNNNNNNNNNNNNNNNNNNNNNNNNNNNNNNNNNNNNNNNNNNNNNNNNNNNNNNNNNNNNNNNNNNNNNNNNNNNNNNNNNNNNNNNNNNNNNNNNNNNNNNNNNNNNNNNNNNNNNNNNNNNNNNNNNNNNNNNNNNNNNNNNNNNNNNNNNNNNNNNNNNNNNNNNNNNNNNNNNNNNNNNNNNNNNNNNNNNNNNNNNNNNNNNNNNNNNNNNNNNNNNNNNNNNNNNNNNNNNNNNNNNNNNNNNNNNNNNNNNNNNNNNNNNNNNNNNNNNNNNNNNNNNNNNNNNNNNNNNNNNNNNNNNNNNNNNNNNNNNNNNNNNNNNNNNNNNNNNNNNNNNNNNNNNNNNNNNNNNNNNNNNNNNNNNNNNNNNNNNNNNNNNNNNNNNNNNNNNNNNNNNNNNNNNNNNNNNNNNNNNNNNNNNNNNNNNNNNNNNNNNNNNNNNNNNNNNNNNNNNNNNNNNNNNNNNNNNNNNNNNNNNNNNNNNNNNNNNNNNNNNNNNNNNNNNNNNNNNNNNNNNNNNNNNNNNNNNNNNNNNNNNNNNNNNNNNNNNNNNNNNNNNNNNNNNNNNNNNNNNNNNNNNNNNNNNNNNNNNNNNNNNNNNNNNNNNNNNNNNNNNNNNNNNNNNNNNNNNNNNNNNNNNNNNNNNNNNNNNNNNNNNNNNNNNNNNNNNNNNNNNNNNNNNNNNNNNNNNNNNNNNNNNNNNNNNNNNNNNNNNNNNNNNNNNNNNNNNNNNNNNNNNNNNNNNNNNNNNNNNNNNNNNNNNNNNNNNNNNNNNNNNNNNNNNNNNNNNNNNNNNNNNNNNNNNNNNNNNNNNNNNNNNNNNNNNNNNNNNNNNNNNNNNNNNNNNNNNNNNNNNNNNNNNNNNNNNNNNNNNNNNNNNNNNNNNNNNNNNNNNNNNNNNNNNNNNNNNNNNNNNNNNNNNNNNNNNNNNNNNNNNNNNNNNNNNNNNNNNNNNNNNNNNNNNNNNNNNNNNNNNNNNNNNNNNNNNNNNNNNNNNNNNNNNNNNNNNNNNNNNNNNNNNNNNNNNNNNNNNNNNNNNNNNNNNNNNNNNNNNNNNNNNNNNNNNNNNNNNNNNNNNN encodes:
- the LOC117886112 gene encoding olfactory receptor 5V1-like codes for the protein MSLTLFIDNFILPVERCSGTGLHTPMYLTAQPDCTHYGESGRNQTLIVEFILLGFGNVPEMQPLLFLVFLVIYVVTVSVNILIIVQVVTDQHLHIPMYFFLGNLSCLVACYTSIILPRLLTSLLTGDRTISVKSCIVQLYFFGILSTTESLLLMAMSYDRYLAICNPLRYAALMNARVCFQLVAGSWISSFLGCTIVNIFLFQSTFCDSKEIDHFFCDFSPMIKLSCGHTQSLQLMTFTITAMYTFVPFLLTLTSYICIIATILRIPSTTGRQKAFSTCSSHLIVVIVFYGTLITVYVVPTANTPKVLQKIFSVFYTVLTPMINPVIYSLRNKEVNESLRKAIHKLVAFRNRHRI